The following proteins come from a genomic window of Canis lupus dingo isolate Sandy chromosome 20, ASM325472v2, whole genome shotgun sequence:
- the ZSWIM4 gene encoding zinc finger SWIM domain-containing protein 4 isoform X2: MYSSLGYQPPEGEHDARVPFTRGLHLLQSGAVDRVLQVGFHLSGNIRELGGPGEPERLYHVSISFDRCKITSVSCGCDNRDLFYCAHVVALSLYRIRHARQVELRLPISETLSQMNRDQLQKFVQYLISAHHTEVLPTAQRLADEILLLGSEINLVHGAPDPTAGAGIEDANCWHLDEEQIQEQVKQLLSNGGYYGASQQLRSMFCKVREMLRMRDSNGARMLILMTEQFLQDPRLALWRQQGAGMTDKCRQLWDELGALWVCVVLSPHCKPEERASWLQLLGKWDKLDVCPLEEGNYSFDGPSLQPTVAVSPGPEEEEEEEEAVATGSRHTVFGRALQAGSLHWSDAHLQRILASDSYGPSLTGTISGEKPTFDPQGRPLWLGEPFPTACARVDTLRAHGYPRQALRLAGAIVNTLRLQRRHQLESYKQQKKELLQKGNTCITNTEGWVGHPLDPIGCLCRALLEACRLEEETLALYPDSGPEKRKAAYQHVPVPGSPGESYLALALEVALLGLGQQRALPEGLYAQDKVVRSEEQLLALLEEVELDERLVQVLRKQAGLLLEGGPFSGFGEVLFRESVPMHTCARYLFTALLPHDPDLAYRLALRAMRLPVLETAFPAGEPHPNPLDSIMSNRFPRWFILGHLETRQCELASAMLTAAKGDPKWLHAVLGSIQQNIHSPALLFKLAQDACKTATPASAPPDTTLLGIALELGLQVMRMTLNTMTWRRREMVRWLVSCATEIGPQALMNIMQNWYSLFTPVEAATIVAVTGTTHATLSRLQLDAPRREELWACARTLALQCAMKDPQNCALPALTLCEKNHAAFEAAYQIVLDAAAGGLGHAHLFTVARYMEHRGLPLRAYKLATLALAQLSIAFNQDSHPAVNDVLWACSLSHSLGRHELSAIVPLIIRSIHCAPMLSDILRRWTLSAPGLGPLGARRAAKPLGADRAPLCQLLDAAVAAYIATSHSRLTHISPRHYGDFIEFLGQARETFLLAPDGHLQFAQFLENLKQTYKGKKKLMLLVRERFG; the protein is encoded by the exons ATGTACTCGTCGCTGGGCTACCAACCCCCGGAGGGCGAGCATGATGCCCGGGTGCCCTTCACCCGAGGGCTGCACCTGCTTCAGAGCGGGGCTGTGGACCGCGTGCTGCAAGTGG GGTTCCATCTGAGCGGAAACATCCGGGAGCTGGGGGGCCCCGGAGAGCCGGAGCGCCTCTACCACGTCTCCATCAGCTTTGACCGCTGCAAGATCACGTCTGTGAGCTGTGGCTGTGACAACCGTGACCTCTTCTACTGTGCCCATGTGGTGGCCCTGTCACTGTACCGAATTCGGCATGCCCGCCAGGTGGAGCTGCGGCTGCCCATCTCCGAGACGCTGTCCCAGATGAACAGAGACCAGCTGCAGAAGTTCGTGCAGTACCTCATCAGCGCCCACCACACCGAGGTGCTGCCCACTGCCCAGCGCCTGGCAGACGAGATCCTCCTGCTGGGCTCTGAGATCAACCTGGTGCACG GCGCCCCAGACCCCACGGCGGGCGCGGGCATCGAGGACGCCAACTGCTGGCACCTGGACGAGGAGCAGATCCAGGAGCAGGTGAAGCAGCTGTTGTCCAACGGCGGCTACTACGGCGCCAGCCAGCAGCTGCGCTCCATGTTCTGCAAG GTGCGGGAGATGCTGCGGATGCGGGACTCCAACGGGGCGCGCATGCTGATCCTCATGACGGAGCAGTTCCTGCAGGACCCGCGCCTGGCCCTGTGGCGGCAGCAGGGCGCGGGCATGACCGACAAGTGCCGGCAGCTGTGGGACGAGCTGG GGGCCCTGTGGGTGTGTGTCGTCCTGAGCCCCCACTGCAAACCAGAGGAGCGGGCGAGCTGGCTCCAGCTGCTTGGCAAGTGGGACAAGCTGGATGTGTGCCCGCTGGAAGAGGGGAACTACTCTTTCGACGGACCCAGCCTGCAGCCCACCGTGGCAGTCAGCCCAG gcccagaggaagaggaggaagaagaggaggcgGTGGCCACAGGTTCCCGCCACACCGTCTTCGGCCGCGCCCTGCAGGCGGGATCATTGCACTGGAGTGACGCCCACCTGCAGAGGATCCTGGCCAGCGACTCGTACGGCCCCAGTCTCACGGGCACCATCAGTGGTGAAAAGCCAACCTTTGATCCCCAGGGCCGTCCACTGTGGCTGGGCGAGCCCTTCCCCACTGCCTGCGCCCGAGTGGACACCCTGCGTGCCCACGGATACCCCCGCCAGGCCCTGCGGCTGGCAGGTGCCATCGTCAACACTCTCCGGCTCCAGCGGCGGCATCAGCTTGAGAGCTACAAGCAGCAAAAAAAAG AGCTGCTGCAGAAAGGTAACACCTGCATCACCAACACGGAAGGATGGGTGGGCCACCCCCTGGACCCCATCGGCTGCCTCTGCAGGGCGCTGCTGGAAGCCTGCCGCCTAGAGGAGGAGACCCTCGCCCTTTACCCAG ACTCAGGCCCCGAGAAGCGGAAGGCGGCCTACCAGCACGTGCCGGTGCCCGGGAGCCCTGGGGAGTCCTACTTGGCGCTGGCCCTCGAGGTGGCTCTgctgggcctggggcagcagcgGGCCCTGCCGGAGGGGCTGTACGCCCAAGACAAGGTGGTGCGCAGCGAGGAGCAGCTGCTGGCCCTGCTGGAGGAGGTGGAGCTGGACGAGCGGCTGGTGCAGGTGCTGCGCAAGCAGGCGGGGCTGCTGCTGGAAG GGGGTCCCTTCAGCGGCTTCGGTGAGGTGCTGTTCCGAGAGAGCGTCCCTATGCACACCTGTGCCCGCTACCTGTTCACCGCGCTGCTGCCCCACGACCCCGACCTGGCCTACCGCCTGGCCCTGCGAGCCATGAG gcTGCCTGTACTGGAGACAGCATTTCCAGCTGGAGAACCTCACCCCAACCCACTGGACTCCATCATGAGCAACCGCTTCCCCCGCTGGTTCATCCTTGGCCACCTGGAGACACGCCAGTGCGAGCTGGCCTCTGCCATGCTGACAGCTGCCAAGG gaGACCCCAAGTGGCTGCATGCGGTATTGGGCTCCATCCAGCAGAACATCCACTCGCCTGCCCTGCTCTTCAAGCTGGCGCAGGACGCCTGCAAAACGGCCACCCCGGCCAGCGCGCCTCCCGACACCACGCTGCTGGGCATTGCGCTGGAGCTGGGCCTgcag GTAATGAGGATGACCCTGAACACCATGACCTGGCGGCGGAGGGAGATGGTGCGTTGGCTGGTCAGCTGCGCCACAGAGATCG gcccaCAAGCCCTGATGAATATCATGCAGAACTGGTACTCCTTATTCACACCAGTGGAGGCTGCCACCATCGTGGCGGTGACGGGCACCACTCATGCCACGCTGTCGCGGCTGCAGCTGGATGCTCCTCGGCGGGAGGAGCTCTGGGCCTGTGCGCGCACCCTGGCCTTGCAGTGCGCCATGAAAGACCCGCAGAACTGCGCCCTGCCCGCCCTCACCCTCTGCGAGAAGAACCACGCGGCCTTCGAGGCAGCCTACCAGATCGTGCTGGACGCCGCGGCCGGCGGCCTGGGCCATGCCCACCTCTTCACCGTGGCCCGCTACATGGAGCACCGCGGCTTACCGCTGCGGGCCTACAAGCTGGCCACGCTGGCCCTGGCGCAGCTCAGCATCGCCTTCAACCAGGACAGCCACCCCGCCGTCAATGACGTGCTCTGGGCCTGCTCGCTCAGCCACTCGCTGGGCCGCCACGAGCTCTCGGCCATCGTCCCCCTCATCATCCGCAGCATCCACTGCGCCCCCATGCTCTCCGACATCCTGCGCCGCTGGACCCTCTCAGCACCtggcctggggcccctgggggcgcGCCGGGCCGCCAAGCCGCTGGGCGCCGACCGGGCGCCGCTCTGTCAGCTCCTGGACGCCGCGGTGGCGGCCTACATCGCCACCAGCCACTCCCGCCTCACGCACATCAGCCCGCGGCACTATGGCGACTTCATCGAGTTCCTGGGCCAGGCCCGTGAGACCTTCCTGCTGGCGCCTGATGGGCACCTGCAGTTCGCCCAGTTCTTGGAGAACCTGAAACAGACCTACAAGGGCAAGAAGAAGCTCATGCTCCTGGTACGGGAGCGTTTCGGCTGA
- the ZSWIM4 gene encoding zinc finger SWIM domain-containing protein 4 isoform X1, whose product MDPPAAKRSRGCPAGPEERDAGAGAVRGRGRPEALLDLSAKRVAESWAFEQVEERFSRVPEPVQKRIVFWSFPRSEREICMYSSLGYQPPEGEHDARVPFTRGLHLLQSGAVDRVLQVGFHLSGNIRELGGPGEPERLYHVSISFDRCKITSVSCGCDNRDLFYCAHVVALSLYRIRHARQVELRLPISETLSQMNRDQLQKFVQYLISAHHTEVLPTAQRLADEILLLGSEINLVHGAPDPTAGAGIEDANCWHLDEEQIQEQVKQLLSNGGYYGASQQLRSMFCKVREMLRMRDSNGARMLILMTEQFLQDPRLALWRQQGAGMTDKCRQLWDELGALWVCVVLSPHCKPEERASWLQLLGKWDKLDVCPLEEGNYSFDGPSLQPTVAVSPGPEEEEEEEEAVATGSRHTVFGRALQAGSLHWSDAHLQRILASDSYGPSLTGTISGEKPTFDPQGRPLWLGEPFPTACARVDTLRAHGYPRQALRLAGAIVNTLRLQRRHQLESYKQQKKELLQKGNTCITNTEGWVGHPLDPIGCLCRALLEACRLEEETLALYPDSGPEKRKAAYQHVPVPGSPGESYLALALEVALLGLGQQRALPEGLYAQDKVVRSEEQLLALLEEVELDERLVQVLRKQAGLLLEGGPFSGFGEVLFRESVPMHTCARYLFTALLPHDPDLAYRLALRAMRLPVLETAFPAGEPHPNPLDSIMSNRFPRWFILGHLETRQCELASAMLTAAKGDPKWLHAVLGSIQQNIHSPALLFKLAQDACKTATPASAPPDTTLLGIALELGLQVMRMTLNTMTWRRREMVRWLVSCATEIGPQALMNIMQNWYSLFTPVEAATIVAVTGTTHATLSRLQLDAPRREELWACARTLALQCAMKDPQNCALPALTLCEKNHAAFEAAYQIVLDAAAGGLGHAHLFTVARYMEHRGLPLRAYKLATLALAQLSIAFNQDSHPAVNDVLWACSLSHSLGRHELSAIVPLIIRSIHCAPMLSDILRRWTLSAPGLGPLGARRAAKPLGADRAPLCQLLDAAVAAYIATSHSRLTHISPRHYGDFIEFLGQARETFLLAPDGHLQFAQFLENLKQTYKGKKKLMLLVRERFG is encoded by the exons atGGACCCCCCCGCGGCCAAGCGGAGCCGGGGCTGCCCCGCGGGACCGGAGGAGCGCGAtgccggggccggggccgtgcGCGGCCGGGGCCGGCCCGAGGCGCTGCTGGACCTCAGCGCCAAGCGAGTAGCCGAGAGCTGGGCCTTCGAGCAG GTTGAGGAGCGGTTCTCCCGGGTGCCAGAGCCGGTCCAGAAGCGCATTGTGTTCTGGTCATTCCCGCGCAGCGAACGGGAGATCTGTATGTACTCGTCGCTGGGCTACCAACCCCCGGAGGGCGAGCATGATGCCCGGGTGCCCTTCACCCGAGGGCTGCACCTGCTTCAGAGCGGGGCTGTGGACCGCGTGCTGCAAGTGG GGTTCCATCTGAGCGGAAACATCCGGGAGCTGGGGGGCCCCGGAGAGCCGGAGCGCCTCTACCACGTCTCCATCAGCTTTGACCGCTGCAAGATCACGTCTGTGAGCTGTGGCTGTGACAACCGTGACCTCTTCTACTGTGCCCATGTGGTGGCCCTGTCACTGTACCGAATTCGGCATGCCCGCCAGGTGGAGCTGCGGCTGCCCATCTCCGAGACGCTGTCCCAGATGAACAGAGACCAGCTGCAGAAGTTCGTGCAGTACCTCATCAGCGCCCACCACACCGAGGTGCTGCCCACTGCCCAGCGCCTGGCAGACGAGATCCTCCTGCTGGGCTCTGAGATCAACCTGGTGCACG GCGCCCCAGACCCCACGGCGGGCGCGGGCATCGAGGACGCCAACTGCTGGCACCTGGACGAGGAGCAGATCCAGGAGCAGGTGAAGCAGCTGTTGTCCAACGGCGGCTACTACGGCGCCAGCCAGCAGCTGCGCTCCATGTTCTGCAAG GTGCGGGAGATGCTGCGGATGCGGGACTCCAACGGGGCGCGCATGCTGATCCTCATGACGGAGCAGTTCCTGCAGGACCCGCGCCTGGCCCTGTGGCGGCAGCAGGGCGCGGGCATGACCGACAAGTGCCGGCAGCTGTGGGACGAGCTGG GGGCCCTGTGGGTGTGTGTCGTCCTGAGCCCCCACTGCAAACCAGAGGAGCGGGCGAGCTGGCTCCAGCTGCTTGGCAAGTGGGACAAGCTGGATGTGTGCCCGCTGGAAGAGGGGAACTACTCTTTCGACGGACCCAGCCTGCAGCCCACCGTGGCAGTCAGCCCAG gcccagaggaagaggaggaagaagaggaggcgGTGGCCACAGGTTCCCGCCACACCGTCTTCGGCCGCGCCCTGCAGGCGGGATCATTGCACTGGAGTGACGCCCACCTGCAGAGGATCCTGGCCAGCGACTCGTACGGCCCCAGTCTCACGGGCACCATCAGTGGTGAAAAGCCAACCTTTGATCCCCAGGGCCGTCCACTGTGGCTGGGCGAGCCCTTCCCCACTGCCTGCGCCCGAGTGGACACCCTGCGTGCCCACGGATACCCCCGCCAGGCCCTGCGGCTGGCAGGTGCCATCGTCAACACTCTCCGGCTCCAGCGGCGGCATCAGCTTGAGAGCTACAAGCAGCAAAAAAAAG AGCTGCTGCAGAAAGGTAACACCTGCATCACCAACACGGAAGGATGGGTGGGCCACCCCCTGGACCCCATCGGCTGCCTCTGCAGGGCGCTGCTGGAAGCCTGCCGCCTAGAGGAGGAGACCCTCGCCCTTTACCCAG ACTCAGGCCCCGAGAAGCGGAAGGCGGCCTACCAGCACGTGCCGGTGCCCGGGAGCCCTGGGGAGTCCTACTTGGCGCTGGCCCTCGAGGTGGCTCTgctgggcctggggcagcagcgGGCCCTGCCGGAGGGGCTGTACGCCCAAGACAAGGTGGTGCGCAGCGAGGAGCAGCTGCTGGCCCTGCTGGAGGAGGTGGAGCTGGACGAGCGGCTGGTGCAGGTGCTGCGCAAGCAGGCGGGGCTGCTGCTGGAAG GGGGTCCCTTCAGCGGCTTCGGTGAGGTGCTGTTCCGAGAGAGCGTCCCTATGCACACCTGTGCCCGCTACCTGTTCACCGCGCTGCTGCCCCACGACCCCGACCTGGCCTACCGCCTGGCCCTGCGAGCCATGAG gcTGCCTGTACTGGAGACAGCATTTCCAGCTGGAGAACCTCACCCCAACCCACTGGACTCCATCATGAGCAACCGCTTCCCCCGCTGGTTCATCCTTGGCCACCTGGAGACACGCCAGTGCGAGCTGGCCTCTGCCATGCTGACAGCTGCCAAGG gaGACCCCAAGTGGCTGCATGCGGTATTGGGCTCCATCCAGCAGAACATCCACTCGCCTGCCCTGCTCTTCAAGCTGGCGCAGGACGCCTGCAAAACGGCCACCCCGGCCAGCGCGCCTCCCGACACCACGCTGCTGGGCATTGCGCTGGAGCTGGGCCTgcag GTAATGAGGATGACCCTGAACACCATGACCTGGCGGCGGAGGGAGATGGTGCGTTGGCTGGTCAGCTGCGCCACAGAGATCG gcccaCAAGCCCTGATGAATATCATGCAGAACTGGTACTCCTTATTCACACCAGTGGAGGCTGCCACCATCGTGGCGGTGACGGGCACCACTCATGCCACGCTGTCGCGGCTGCAGCTGGATGCTCCTCGGCGGGAGGAGCTCTGGGCCTGTGCGCGCACCCTGGCCTTGCAGTGCGCCATGAAAGACCCGCAGAACTGCGCCCTGCCCGCCCTCACCCTCTGCGAGAAGAACCACGCGGCCTTCGAGGCAGCCTACCAGATCGTGCTGGACGCCGCGGCCGGCGGCCTGGGCCATGCCCACCTCTTCACCGTGGCCCGCTACATGGAGCACCGCGGCTTACCGCTGCGGGCCTACAAGCTGGCCACGCTGGCCCTGGCGCAGCTCAGCATCGCCTTCAACCAGGACAGCCACCCCGCCGTCAATGACGTGCTCTGGGCCTGCTCGCTCAGCCACTCGCTGGGCCGCCACGAGCTCTCGGCCATCGTCCCCCTCATCATCCGCAGCATCCACTGCGCCCCCATGCTCTCCGACATCCTGCGCCGCTGGACCCTCTCAGCACCtggcctggggcccctgggggcgcGCCGGGCCGCCAAGCCGCTGGGCGCCGACCGGGCGCCGCTCTGTCAGCTCCTGGACGCCGCGGTGGCGGCCTACATCGCCACCAGCCACTCCCGCCTCACGCACATCAGCCCGCGGCACTATGGCGACTTCATCGAGTTCCTGGGCCAGGCCCGTGAGACCTTCCTGCTGGCGCCTGATGGGCACCTGCAGTTCGCCCAGTTCTTGGAGAACCTGAAACAGACCTACAAGGGCAAGAAGAAGCTCATGCTCCTGGTACGGGAGCGTTTCGGCTGA